From Schizosaccharomyces pombe strain 972h- genome assembly, chromosome: II, the proteins below share one genomic window:
- the mrpl24 gene encoding mitochondrial 54S ribosomal protein bL28m yields MASKLLRKLAYPTLPVKGKIYDPFSKFQQNLYGGSKTEAGNNKIPKFGHKTRRVWIPNGHSKWLYSNVLEEKFHLYVTSRVLRTIDKEGGLDEYLVKSTPSRLKSLGLRGVELRALVLHKLGAKNPILEKLPSDSGAQKRYLEKVKDVVLKLNRSKKLYQQIKSLVGKERSVNTSV; encoded by the coding sequence atggcAAGTAAATTGCTTAGAAAGTTGGCATACCCAACTCTACCTGTAAAAGGAAAGATATATGATCCTTTTAGCAAGtttcaacaaaatttatatgGTGGGTCGAAAACCGAAGCTGGTAACAACAAAATCCCCAAGTTTGGACATAAAACGCGCCGTGTATGGATACCAAACGGTCATTCTAAATGGTTGTattcaaatgttttagAAGAAAAGTTTCATTTGTATGTCACGTCCCGAGTTTTGCGGACCATTGACAAGGAAGGCGGTCTTGACGAGTATCTTGTAAAGTCAACGCCTTCACGCCTTAAATCATTAGGACTGAGAGGAGTAGAATTGAGAGCATTGGTACTACATAAATTGGGTGCTAAAAACCCCATTCTTGAAAAGCTTCCTTCCGATTCAGGCGCACAGAAACGATACCTCGAAAAGGTTAAGGATGTGGTACTTAAATTAAATCGCAGCAAGAAGTTATACcaacaaattaaaagtttagtTGGAAAGGAACGATCGGTCAATACGTCTGTGTAA
- the dbl3 gene encoding uncharacterized protein, which yields MNKRQSQLKFGNEGISLAVPKQSLQECSYMSNLITDRESTFLSYFVPSKDPKMLPVYRFMFQESADLKHCNHKMQAWRFPNEIEAFNDDGEEYSGQKLLNVLRKEDVYGMVVCVRWYGGQLLGPVRFQHITITAKQSIDKYKSVLEEERKKQLLRTETGLLRQSSSRSSSLLDQRIRQITAKDKTVNLLRKTLNRPLLHEVDYHGKSLEILDMLLQSRNSMISSLRSELQEKNQKDKKKEVNKLEEKMTNAKEPNVNVPSMKASSAISVETPETIESEASVDHKEASKIIKDVEKEE from the exons ATGAACAAGCGCCAATCTCAACTTAAATTTGGCAATGAAGGGATCTCATTAGCGGTTCCTAAGCAATCCTTACAAGAATGCTCCTATATGTCCAATTTAATTACAGATAGAGAATCAACATTTTTATCTTACTTTGTCCCGTCTAAAGATCCAAAAATGCTCCCAGTATATAGATTTATGTTTCAAGAATCTGCCGACTTAAAGCATTGCAATCATAAAATGCAAGCTTGGCGTTTTCCCAATGAGATAGAGGCTTTTAATGATGACGGGGAAGAATACTCAGGACAAAAGCTTCTAAACGTGTTGCGAAAAGAAGATGTCTATGGAATGGTCGTTTGCGTCCGATGGTATGGAGGACAATTGCTGGGTCCTGTTCGCTTTCAGCATATCACCAT TACAGCCAAACAGTCAATTGATAAATACAAATCAGTACTAGaggaagaaagaaaaaagcaactCCTGAGGACGGAGACAGGTCTACTCCGCCAAAGTTCGTCAAGATCAAGTTCACTGTTGGATCAGAGAATACGACAAATTACCGCTAAAGACAAAACTGTTAATCTTTTAAGGAAAACTCTAAATAGACCCTTACTTCATGAAGTTGACTATCACGGAAAAAGTCTTGAAATTCTTGATATGTTGTTGCAGAGCAGAAACAGTATGATATCTTCTTTGCGATCCGAACTACAGgaaaagaatcaaaaagataaaaaaaaagaagtaaataaattagaagagaaaatgaCTAATGCTAAAGAACCTAATGTGAATGTCCCTTCTATGAAAGCGTCATCAGCTATTTCCGTTGAGACGCCTGAGACAATTGAATCAGAAGCTTCAGTGGACCACAAGGAAGCATCAAAGATCATAAAAGAtgtagaaaaagaagaataa
- the tam10 gene encoding protein tam10 (nucleolar RNA binding protein, human KNOP1 ortholog, implicated in mRNA processing), protein MGSSKSSKKDKQIHPFGTDVSTFRKLSSKEKKKLDEKELKQYKKLKHKVKKLKKEERERSSIKNTKTLAEDPMVKNVAENDHDQMKNSLSRSQDKGNTDYWLAASLSGGNQRKSKFLKMLGIKNAASITESSPSAQSNKTNDKQREKELEQQYMHGVLHKGTKKGLGM, encoded by the exons atgggaaGCTCCAAATCCTCAAAGAAGGATAAGCAAATCCATCCTTTTGGAACAGATGTTTCTACTTTTCGAAAGCTTTCatcaaaggaaaaaaaaaaactcg ATGAAAAAGAGTTAAAACAATACAAAAAGCTAAAGCATAAAGTTAAAAAGCTTAa GAAAGAGGAAAGGGAAAGATCGAGTATAAAAAACACCAAAACTCTAGCGGAGGATCCTATGG taaaaaacgTAGCTGAAAATGATCATgatcaaatgaaaaactCGTTAAGTAGGAGTCAGGATAAGGGAAACACTGACTACTGGCTTGCAGCGAGTTTGTCTGGTGGAAATCAacgaaaatcaaaatttttaaaaatgttgggtataaaaaatgctgCATCCATCACTGAATCGTCTCCGTCTGCTCAAtctaataaaacaaatgacAAGCAGAGAGAGAAAGAACTAGAACAACAATATATGCACGGTGTTTTACACAAAGGAACAAAAAAGGGATTGGGCATGTAA
- the rpb8 gene encoding DNA-directed RNA polymerase subunit Rpb8 — MSESVLLDEIFTVTSVDKQKYQRVSRITAVSGQNDMNLTLDINSQIYPLEKDATFSLQITSNLNSPDLKEAADYIMYGKVYRVEEAKDEKVSVYVSFGGLLMAIEGSHRKLYRLSLDHVYLLLRR, encoded by the exons atgtcGGAATCCGTACTTTTAGATGAGATTTTTACAGTCACTTCAGttgataaacaaaagtatCAAAGAG TTTCACGAATTACGGCTGTCTCAGGCCAAAATGACATGAATCTTACTCTTGACATTAATTCGCAAATTTATCCTTTAGAAAAGGATGCAACCTTTAGTTTGCAAATCACAAGCAATTTGAATAGCCCTGATTTAAAGGAAGCTGCTGATTATATTATGTATGGAAAAGTCTATCGGGTGGAAGAAGCTAAAGATGAGAAAGT ATCTGTTTATGTAAGCTTTGGCGGTTTATTGATGGCAATTGAGGGCTCTCATAGAAAATTGTATCGTTTGTCATTAGACCATGTTTATCTATTACTTAGAAGGTAA
- a CDS encoding uncharacterized protein (Schizosaccharomyces pombe specific protein), protein MQFDDIITKILKVGIISILFIINMAKNAVNSHFGIRTPRSVCHVRNRENIYLYWTTFDAHKLPNGGNADMAHFSANCLHAGHTVKFVSADRLGSTTWECNIKFGILSFPNFGKDDAAQNCFAEPSMKSISADTQHISAREYISGTSKGFKTATPKLLNI, encoded by the coding sequence ATGCAATTTGATGATATTATcaccaaaattttaaaagtcgGTATTATAAGCATACTGTTCATCATTAATATGGCTAAGAACGCTGTTAATAGTCATTTTGGTATTCGAACCCCAAGATCTGTATGTCACGTACGCAATAGggaaaatatatatttatactGGACAACTTTTGACGCTCATAAGTTACCGAATGGAGGAAATGCTGATATGGCACATTTCTCTGCTAACTGTTTACATGCTGGGCACACAGTAAAATTCGTATCAGCAGACAGGCTAGGCAGTACAACTTGGGAATGcaatattaaatttggCATACTAAGCTTTCccaattttggaaaagacGATGCAGcacaaaattgttttgctGAACCAAGTATGAAATCCATATCAGCAGATACTCAACACATTTCCGCTAGGGAATACATATCTGGAACGAGTAAGGGATTCAAAACAGCTACACCTAAACTCCTGAATATATAG